A window from Neodiprion fabricii isolate iyNeoFabr1 chromosome 2, iyNeoFabr1.1, whole genome shotgun sequence encodes these proteins:
- the LOC124176054 gene encoding N-acetylgalactosaminyltransferase 6-like isoform X1, producing the protein MRRNIVSLVKFLFLALVTIFLTVVVFRYVRHPQFRTESLPLKDLVHDRRVVGSDKREFLPHPDELIGGSALAARGQSDDNERGMQDVVEENVKIDWHDYEQILQEKKRVGLGEHGLPASLSGSDDVVKASLYKVNGFNAALSDKISLNRSVPDIRNTGCKAKKYLKNLDPVSVIVSFHNEHLSTLMRTCWSVVNRSPASLLQEIILVDDASTKPELAGELDRYVAANLPKVKVIRLPSRSGLIRGRLAGAKAATAKVLVFLDSHTEANVNWLPPLLEPIALDYRVCVCPFIDVIAFETFEYRAQDEGARGAFDWELYYKRLPLLPESAKHPTEPFESPVMAGGLFAMSAKFFWELGGYDTGLDIWGGEQYELSFKIWQCGGRMYDAPCSRVGHIYRKFPPFPNPGRGDFLGKNYKRVAEVWMDEYAEYIYRRKPHLRSLDPGNLTEQRALRSKLGCKSFKWFMETVAFDLADVYPPIEPDDFAYGEIRNIGAPELCLDSKNKHRDEDIAVDFCKKDNAKLAGEQEFRLTWHKDIRPKGKTDCLDVSRGDGKAPVTLYPCHGKQGNQLWRYDVGKQWLVHGYNNRCMDLDPARKKVLVTTCDASASTQKWRIETVDMKAMNNWENSGPKGSN; encoded by the exons ATGCGACGCAACATAGTGAGTCTGGTTAAATTCCTCTTCCTTGCATTAGTCACGATCTTCCTCACCGTCGTCGTATTCCGATACGTACGACATCCACAGTTTCGCACCGAATCTTTACCCCTTAAGGACCTTGTTCACGATCGTAGGGTTGTAGGTAGTGATAAACGCGAATTTCTTCCCCATCCCGATGAGCTTATTGGGGGTTCTGCACTCGCAGCTCGCGGCCAAAGCGATGACAACGAGCGAGGAATG CAGGATGTTGTCGAAGAGAACGTTAAGATCGACTGGCACGACTACGAGCAAATATTGCAAGAGAAGAAGAGGGTTGGCCTGGGAGAACACGGGCTGCCCGCATCTCTATCGGGAAGCGACGACGTGGTGAAGGCATCGCTGTACAAAGTGAACGGATTCAACGCTGCACTGAGCGACAAAATATCGTTGAACCGTTCGGTCCCGGACATCCGGAACACCGGATGCAAGGCGAAGAAGTACCTAAAGAACCTCGATCCAGTCTCGGTAATAGTCTCGTTCCACAACGAGCATCTCAGCACACTCATGCGAACCTGCTGGAGCGTCGTAAATCGTTCGCCAGCCTCGCTTTTGCAGGAAATAATATTGGTCGACGACGCGAGCACGAAACCAGAGCTGGCCGGTGAACTGGACAGATATGTGGCCGCAAATCTGCCAAAGGTCAAAGTTATCAGACTGCCATCGAGGTCGGGTCTGATACGGGGCAGGCTGGCCGGTGCCAAGGCCGCGACGGCCAAGGTCCTCGTGTTCCTCGATTCCCACACCGAGGCCAACGTCAACTGGCTACCCCCGCTGCTCGAGCCCATCGCCCTCGACTATAGGGTTTGCGTCTGTCCGTTCATAGACGTGATCGCCTTCGAGACATTCGAGTACCGGGCCCAGGACGAGGGGGCCCGGGGCGCCTTCGACTGGGAGCTTTACTATAAGCGGCTACCACTGCTACCTGAGAGCGCGAAGCACCCGACCGAACCGTTCGAGAGCCCCGTGATGGCCGGGGGACTCTTCGCGATGAGTGCCAAGTTCTTCTGGGAACTTGGGGGGTACGATACCGGGCTCGATATTTGGGGCGGCGAACAATACGAGTTGTCCTTCAAGATCTGGCAATGCGGGGGACGGATGTACGACGCCCCGTGCTCGCGGGTAGGTCACATTTACCGCAAATTTCCACCCTTTCCGAATCCCGGTCGCGGCGACTTTCTGGGAAAGAATTACAAGCGCGTTGCCGAGGTTTGGATGGACGAGTACGCGGAGTATATATACCGCCGTAAGCCGCACCTGCGGTCCCTGGATCCCGGGAATTTAACCGAACAACGGGCTCTCAGATCTAAACTCGGCTGCAAGTCGTTCAAGTGGTTCATGGAGACGGTCGCGTTTGACCTCGCCGACGTCTATCCACCCATCGAACCTGATGATTTTGCCTACGGGGAGATAAGGAACATTGGAGCCCCGGAGTTGTGCCTCGATTCGAAGAACAAGCACCGGGACGAGGATATTGCCGTTGACTTTTGCAAAAAGGACAACGCCAAGTTGGCCGGTGAACAGGAGTTCCGGTTAACGTGGCACAAAGATATACGCCCGAAGGGGAAAACCGACTGTCTGGACGTTTCGCGGGGCGACGGAAAGGCCCCCGTTACTCTCTACCCTTGCCACGGGAAGCAAGGaaatcaattgtggcgctACGACGTCGGGAAACAGTGGCTCGTCCACGGGTACAACAACAGGTGCATGGACCTGGACCCTGCCAGAAAAAAGGTGTTAGTTACAACGTGCGACGCTTCGGCATCGACCCAAAAGTGGCGAATTGAGACCGTCGATATGAAGGCTATGAACAATTGGGAAAATTCGGGTCCTAAAGGAAGCAATTGA
- the LOC124176054 gene encoding N-acetylgalactosaminyltransferase 6-like isoform X2 has translation MRRNIVSLVKFLFLALVTIFLTVVVFRYVRHPQFRTESLPLKDLVHDRRVVGSDKREFLPHPDELIGGSALAARGQSDDNERGMDVVEENVKIDWHDYEQILQEKKRVGLGEHGLPASLSGSDDVVKASLYKVNGFNAALSDKISLNRSVPDIRNTGCKAKKYLKNLDPVSVIVSFHNEHLSTLMRTCWSVVNRSPASLLQEIILVDDASTKPELAGELDRYVAANLPKVKVIRLPSRSGLIRGRLAGAKAATAKVLVFLDSHTEANVNWLPPLLEPIALDYRVCVCPFIDVIAFETFEYRAQDEGARGAFDWELYYKRLPLLPESAKHPTEPFESPVMAGGLFAMSAKFFWELGGYDTGLDIWGGEQYELSFKIWQCGGRMYDAPCSRVGHIYRKFPPFPNPGRGDFLGKNYKRVAEVWMDEYAEYIYRRKPHLRSLDPGNLTEQRALRSKLGCKSFKWFMETVAFDLADVYPPIEPDDFAYGEIRNIGAPELCLDSKNKHRDEDIAVDFCKKDNAKLAGEQEFRLTWHKDIRPKGKTDCLDVSRGDGKAPVTLYPCHGKQGNQLWRYDVGKQWLVHGYNNRCMDLDPARKKVLVTTCDASASTQKWRIETVDMKAMNNWENSGPKGSN, from the exons ATGCGACGCAACATAGTGAGTCTGGTTAAATTCCTCTTCCTTGCATTAGTCACGATCTTCCTCACCGTCGTCGTATTCCGATACGTACGACATCCACAGTTTCGCACCGAATCTTTACCCCTTAAGGACCTTGTTCACGATCGTAGGGTTGTAGGTAGTGATAAACGCGAATTTCTTCCCCATCCCGATGAGCTTATTGGGGGTTCTGCACTCGCAGCTCGCGGCCAAAGCGATGACAACGAGCGAGGAATG GATGTTGTCGAAGAGAACGTTAAGATCGACTGGCACGACTACGAGCAAATATTGCAAGAGAAGAAGAGGGTTGGCCTGGGAGAACACGGGCTGCCCGCATCTCTATCGGGAAGCGACGACGTGGTGAAGGCATCGCTGTACAAAGTGAACGGATTCAACGCTGCACTGAGCGACAAAATATCGTTGAACCGTTCGGTCCCGGACATCCGGAACACCGGATGCAAGGCGAAGAAGTACCTAAAGAACCTCGATCCAGTCTCGGTAATAGTCTCGTTCCACAACGAGCATCTCAGCACACTCATGCGAACCTGCTGGAGCGTCGTAAATCGTTCGCCAGCCTCGCTTTTGCAGGAAATAATATTGGTCGACGACGCGAGCACGAAACCAGAGCTGGCCGGTGAACTGGACAGATATGTGGCCGCAAATCTGCCAAAGGTCAAAGTTATCAGACTGCCATCGAGGTCGGGTCTGATACGGGGCAGGCTGGCCGGTGCCAAGGCCGCGACGGCCAAGGTCCTCGTGTTCCTCGATTCCCACACCGAGGCCAACGTCAACTGGCTACCCCCGCTGCTCGAGCCCATCGCCCTCGACTATAGGGTTTGCGTCTGTCCGTTCATAGACGTGATCGCCTTCGAGACATTCGAGTACCGGGCCCAGGACGAGGGGGCCCGGGGCGCCTTCGACTGGGAGCTTTACTATAAGCGGCTACCACTGCTACCTGAGAGCGCGAAGCACCCGACCGAACCGTTCGAGAGCCCCGTGATGGCCGGGGGACTCTTCGCGATGAGTGCCAAGTTCTTCTGGGAACTTGGGGGGTACGATACCGGGCTCGATATTTGGGGCGGCGAACAATACGAGTTGTCCTTCAAGATCTGGCAATGCGGGGGACGGATGTACGACGCCCCGTGCTCGCGGGTAGGTCACATTTACCGCAAATTTCCACCCTTTCCGAATCCCGGTCGCGGCGACTTTCTGGGAAAGAATTACAAGCGCGTTGCCGAGGTTTGGATGGACGAGTACGCGGAGTATATATACCGCCGTAAGCCGCACCTGCGGTCCCTGGATCCCGGGAATTTAACCGAACAACGGGCTCTCAGATCTAAACTCGGCTGCAAGTCGTTCAAGTGGTTCATGGAGACGGTCGCGTTTGACCTCGCCGACGTCTATCCACCCATCGAACCTGATGATTTTGCCTACGGGGAGATAAGGAACATTGGAGCCCCGGAGTTGTGCCTCGATTCGAAGAACAAGCACCGGGACGAGGATATTGCCGTTGACTTTTGCAAAAAGGACAACGCCAAGTTGGCCGGTGAACAGGAGTTCCGGTTAACGTGGCACAAAGATATACGCCCGAAGGGGAAAACCGACTGTCTGGACGTTTCGCGGGGCGACGGAAAGGCCCCCGTTACTCTCTACCCTTGCCACGGGAAGCAAGGaaatcaattgtggcgctACGACGTCGGGAAACAGTGGCTCGTCCACGGGTACAACAACAGGTGCATGGACCTGGACCCTGCCAGAAAAAAGGTGTTAGTTACAACGTGCGACGCTTCGGCATCGACCCAAAAGTGGCGAATTGAGACCGTCGATATGAAGGCTATGAACAATTGGGAAAATTCGGGTCCTAAAGGAAGCAATTGA
- the LOC124176058 gene encoding hydroxyacid oxidase 1, with protein sequence MAGKLVCIEDYEREALKRLPSIVRDYYKSGAGEEFTLRLNVDAFQKYRIKPRVLVNVANRDISTVVLGHKVSMPLGVSPTAMQRMAHPDGECANVRAAAAAGTIFILSTLSTSSIEEVAEAAPKAVKWFQLYVYKDRNVTVNLVRRAEAAGFKALVLTVDTPMFGERRADRRNKFSLPNHLRLANFVGIKSDKINSADQESGLSEYSLSLFDASLSWEDVDWLRSITHLPIVLKGVLTAEDAILGLEHGASAILVSNHGARQIDGAPASIEALPEIVKAVGSKAEVYLDGGVRQGIDVFKALALGAKMVFVGRPMLWGLTCNGEEGASSVLDILRSEIDKAYALSGCAKTRDIKPSMVVHESVYSRL encoded by the exons ATGGCTGGGAAACTGGTATGCATTGAAGACTACGAGAGAGAAGCTTTGAAGAGATTGCCGTCGATCGTGCGTGACTACTACAAAAGTGGTGCTGGAGAAGAATTTACCCTTAGGTTGAACGTCGACGCATTTCAAAA GTACCGAATTAAGCCAAGAGTATTGGTAAATGTCGCAAATCGTGATATAAGTACTGTGGTACTGGGACACAAGGTTTCTATGCCTTTGGGGGTTTCACCAACGGCTATGCAACGGATGGCGCATCCAGACGGAGAATGCGCAAACGTCAGGG ccgctgctgctgcggGGACAATATTCATTCTGTCGACTCTATCGACGAGCAGTATAGAAGAAGTTGCCGAGGCAGCTCCGAAAGCAGTAAAATGGTTTCAGCTTTACGTTTACAAAGATCGGAATGTCACTGTTAATCTGGTGCGAAGAGCTGAGGCTGCAGGATTCAAAGCCCTCGTTCTTACGGTCGACACACCAATGTTTGGTGAAAGAAGAGCTGATCgtcgaaacaaattttctctcCCTAATCATCTAAG ACTGGCCAATTTCGTAGGAATAAAATCAGATAAAATCAATTCTGCTGACCAAGAATCAGGACTATCTGAGTACAGTTTGAGTCTGTTTGATGCTTCATTATCTTGGGAAGATGTTGACTGGTTAAGAAG CATCACCCATTTGCCAATTGTGTTGAAAGGTGTGCTCACGGCCGAGGATGCAATTCTGGGACTAGAACACGGAGCAAGCGCGATATTGGTTTCTAATCACGGGGCGCGGCAAATCGACGGAGCTCCAGCATCG ATCGAGGCGTTGCCGGAAATTGTAAAAGCTGTGGGAAGCAAAGCCGAGGTGTATTTGGACGGCGGCGTTAGGCAAGGAATCGACGTATTCAAAGCACTCGCACTCGGCGCTAAAATG GTATTCGTCGGTCGTCCCATGTTGTGGGGTCTTACGTGTAACGGCGAAGAAGGGGCGAGTTCCGTACTAGACATACTTAGATCAGAAATCGATAAGGCCTACGCGCTTTCAG GTTGCGCAAAGACGAGGGATATAAAACCATCCATGGTTGTTCACGAATCTGTATATAGTcgactttaa